A genomic segment from Oncorhynchus clarkii lewisi isolate Uvic-CL-2024 chromosome 14, UVic_Ocla_1.0, whole genome shotgun sequence encodes:
- the LOC139365892 gene encoding uncharacterized protein, producing the protein MVIPPASAPCPPITLPSQHPALKAPCPPSTLPSQHPALPAPCPHSTLPSQHPALTAPCPHSTLPSQHPALTAPCPHSTLPSHHPALPAPCPPITLPSHHPALTAPCPHSTLPSQHPALTAPCPPSTLPSHTLPSQHPALTAPCPPSTLPSQHPALPSPCPHSTLHSQHPALTAPCPPSTLPSQHPALTAPCPPSTLPSQHPALTAPCPHSTLPSHHPALTAPCPHSTLPSQHPALTAPCPNSTLPSQHPALTAPCPPSTLPSQHPALPAPCPPSTLPSQHPALTAPCPPITLPSQHPALTAPCPPSTLPSQHPALTAPCPPSTLPSQHPALPSPCPHSTLPSQHPALPAPCPHSTLPSQHPALPAPCPPSTLPSQHPALPAPCPHSTLPSQHPALPSPCPPITLPSQHPALPSPCPPITLPSQHPPLPAPCPPSTLPSQHPALPAPCPPITLPSHHPALPSPCPPSTLPSQHPALTAPCPHSTLPSQCSTLLANTSPKQVFYSVSQHLS; encoded by the exons atggtCATCCCCCCTGCCTCTG caccctgccctcccATCACCCTGCCCTCACAGCACCCTGCCCTCAAAGCACCCTGCCctcccagcaccctgccctcacagcaccctgccctcccagcaccctgccctcacagcaccctgccctcccagcaccctgccctcacAGCACCCTGCCCTCACAGCACCCTGCCCTCACAGCACCCTGCCCTCACAGCACCCTGCCCTCACAGCACCCTGCCCTCCCATCACCCTGCCctcccagcaccctgccctcccATCACCCTGCCCTCCCATCACCCTGCCCTCACAGCACCCTGCCCTCACAGCACCCTGCCctcccagcaccctgccctcacagcaccctgccctcccagcaccctgccctcaca caccctgccctcccagcaccctgccctcacagcaccctgccctcccagcaccctgccctcacAGCACCCTGCCCTCCCATCACCCTGCCCTCACAGCACCCTGCACTCACAGCACCCTGCCCTCACAGCACCCTGCCctcccagcaccctgccctcacagcaccctgccctcacagcaccctgccctcccagcaccctgccctcccagcaccctgccctcacAGCACCCTGCCCTCACAGCACCCTGCCCTCCCATCACCCTGCCCTCACAGCACCCTGCCCTCACAGCACCCTGCCCTCACAGCACCCTGCCCTCACAGCACCCTGCCCTAACAGCACCCTGCCctcccagcaccctgccctcacagcaccctgccctcccagcaccctgccctcccagcaccctgccctcccagcaccctgccctcccagcaccctgccctcccagcaccctgccctcacAGCACCCTGCCCTCCCATCACCCTGCCctcccagcaccctgccctcacagcaccctgccctcccagcaccctgccctcccagcaccctgccctcacagcaccctgccctcccagcaccctgccctcccagcaccctgccctcccATCACCCTGCCCTCACAGCACCCTGCCctcccagcaccctgccctcccagcaccctgccctcacagcaccctgccctcccagcaccctgccctgccagcaccctgccctcccagcaccctgccctcacagcaccctgccctcccagcaccctgccctcacAGCACCCTGCCCTCACAGCACCCTGCCCTCCCATCACCCTGCCCTCCCATCACCCTGCCctcccagcaccctgccctcccATCACCCTGCCCTCCCATCACCCTGCCCTCCCAGCACCCTCCCctcccagcaccctgccctcccagcaccctgccctcacagcaccctgccctcccagcaccctgccctcccATCACCCTGCCCTCCCATCACCCTGCCCTCCCATCACCCTGCCctcccagcaccctgccctcacagcaccctgccctcacagcaccctgccctcacagcaccctgccctcaca gtgttctactctgctagccaacacctctcctaaacaggtgttctactctgttagccagcacctctcctga